From a single Phragmites australis chromosome 7, lpPhrAust1.1, whole genome shotgun sequence genomic region:
- the LOC133924264 gene encoding uncharacterized protein LOC133924264 isoform X4, which translates to MRFEKEREELESRVESRVRQAEVNRMRLLRAHMQKWAALKERTARSLVQKVTSESNYMEQVRSAILQKRSAAEKKRLKFLEAEKIKAQARILHIRKTAMTVCSQRETERRKLKEQLENKLQRAKRQRAEYLKQRGSLRNSTRADYIKHADFLSIKLARCWRRFVKSKKTTLALVQTYDALGINEKSVKSMPFENLAMSMESPTVLQATKALLDRLERRFVLSQSVGFSSVENVDHLLKRLGSPPKRKVPPSREGRTRVLAKRSARSSDTSRLSRYSPRVVLCAYMILAHPSAVLSGQGEREKQLMESAASFVKEFELLIKIIIDGPGQSSIGTAAAESSKCQMSSGVTGHSKFRAQLANFDKAWCTYLYRFVVWKVKDARLLEEDLVRAACKLELSMMQTLKLTVDGQSSNNLTHDMKAIQKQVTDDQNLLREKVQHLSGDAGIERMNSALSDTRSKFFGAKENGSPLATPVANVYTPLGISSSGKLPLSEVNENGSSVVRSLFGASSSLGSTAPGKLPTENEQMVNEMIHEDDSAFAGRSDSARTAEKDFQAKVRETMEKAFWDVVTDSMRGNKPDYSQLINLVQEVKDSLHELAPKAWKEEILENIDLKILSQVLESGSQDAQYLGQILQYSLDMVRKLSTPAKEDEMKKNHDKLLSELAASSEVNDNGINSFIIAVIKGLRFILEEIQELQAEVSKVRIQLMQPIIKGSAGVEYLQKAFADRYGLPANASASLLLILQWISTSKNIAEEEWSQHLDSISILPSAEHAPALVTVLQAGHGAPGGQPSSPSAADSSGQPECKGDKLDKLIRIGLLQLISGMEGLQMQSTPESFQVNFLRLRAVQGQFQQVIVTATSMLVLRQVLMSENLKTTPLELENAISKLFETLVKLLHNSPDAGTEEIVETMMSSSASVGSPSDEKIQTRRQIITRVFLKSLQPDDVVFKKVSRSVYCAFRGVVLGGSGPKGQKLVNAALRRIGAAKLIDIVVKASEVLIKVATISAKVHGPWYKALM; encoded by the exons ATGCGGTTTGAGAAAGAAAGGGAAGAACTTGAGAGTAGAGTTGAGTCTCGTGTCCGGCAGGCAGAGGTGAATCGCATGCGCCTTCTGCGTGCCCATATGCAGAAGTGGGCTGCACTAAAGGAGAGAACAGCAAGGTCCCTGGTACAGAAGGTGACATCAGAGAGCAATTACATGGAGCAGGTGCGGTCTGCAATTTTGCAAAAGCGCTCTGCTGCTGAGAAGAAACGGCTGAAGTTTCTGGAAGCTGAAAAGATAAAGGCCCAAGCTAGGATTTTGCATATTCGAAAAACTGCCATGACTGTATGCAGTCAGAGAGAAAcagagaggagaaaattgaaagAACAGTTGGAAAACAAACTTCAGAGG GCGAAGAGGCAGAGAGCTGAGTATTTGAAGCAGCGAGGAAGTCTTCGCAATTCTACCCGTGCTGATTACATCAAGCATGCAGATTTTCTTTCAATAAAGCTGGCAAG ATGCTGGAGGAGATTTGTGAAGTCTAAGAAGACAACACTCGCATTGGTTCAAACTTATGATGCCTTGGGAATTAATGAGAAGTCTGTCAAGTCTATGCCGTTTGAAAACTTAGCTATGTCAATGGAATCACCTACAGTTCTTCAGGCCACGAAGGCACTGCTTGACCGGTTGGAGAGACGTTTTGTGCTTTCCCAGTCAGTAGGTTTTTCATCAGTGGAAAATGTTGACCACCTACTGAAACGCCTTGGATCTCCCCCAAAGAGGAAGGTACCTCCTAGCAGAGAGGGAAGAACAAGGGTATTAGCAAAAAGATCGGCAAGAAGTTCTGACACAAGCAGATTATCTAGATACTCACCGAGGGTGGTACTCTGTGCTTACATGATATTGGCTCATCCAAGTGCTGTGTTAAGTGGACAAGGTGAGCGGGAAAAGCAACTtatggagtcagcagcaagcTTTGTCAAGGAGTTCGAGCTGTTGATTAAGATAATAATTGATGGACCGGGGCAGTCATCCATAggtactgctgctgctgaatCATCTAAATGCCAGATGTCTTCTGGTGTTACTGGTCATAGCAAATTCAGGGCTCAGTTGGCTAATTTCGACAAGGCATGGTGCACATATCTTTACCGCTTTGTGGTGTGGAAAGTAAAAGATGCAAGATTATTGGAGGAAGATCTTGTCAGGGCTGCATGCAAGCTTGAGCTGTCAATGATGCAAACACTCAAACTAACTGTGGACGGGCAGTCGTCAAATAATCTTACTCATGATATGAAGGCAATTCAGAAACAGGTTACTGATGACCAAAACCTCCTACGAGAGAAGGTTCAGCACCTGAGTGGTGATGCTGGCATTGAGCGAATGAACTCTGCTCTTTCAGATACGAGGTCAAAGTTCTTTGGAGCAAAAGAGAATGGAAGTCCATTAGCAACGCCTGTTGCAAACGTATATACCCCTTTGGGCATCAGTTCATCTGGGAAGCTCCCACTTTCTGAGGTTAATGAGAACGGAAGTTCTGTTGTTCGATCTTTGTTTGGTGCTTCCTCGTCATTGGGCAGCACAGCACCCGGGAAGCTGCCGACAGAGAATGAGCAAATGGTCAATGAGATGATTCATGAGGATGACAGTGCCTTTGCTGGCAGGTCTGATAGTGCCAGAACTGCTGAGAAGGATTTCCAAGCAAAAGTGAGAGAAACCATGGAAAAAGCTTTCTGGGATGTGGTGACCGATTCCATGAGAGGAAACAAACCTGATTACAGTCAATTGATAAACCTAGTACAGGAAGTGAAGGATTCATTACATGAGTTGGCTCCCAAGGCATGGAAGGAGGAAATTCTTGAGAATATTGACCTCAAAATTCTGTCTCAG GTACTTGAGTCAGGCTCCCAGGACGCACAATATTTGGGGCAGATTTTGCAGTACTCCTTGGATATGGTCCGCAAACTATCTACTCCTGCAAAGGAGGATGAGATGAAgaaaaaccatgacaaactgTTGAGTGAGTTGGCTGCAAGTTCTGAAGTTAATGACAATGGCATCAACTCATTCATCATTGCTGTCATCAAGGGCCTGCGTTTTATTCTGGAAGAAATACAG GAGCTGCAAGCAGAAGTGAGTAAGGTGCGCATCCAGTTGATGCAGCCGATCATAAAAGGCTCTGCTGGAGTGGAGTACCTGCAGAAAGCTTTCGCTGATCGCTATGGGCTTCCTGCCAATGCATCAGCTTCTCTCCTTCTAATTCTGCAATGGATTTCAACATCGAAGAACATTGCGGAAGAAGAATGGAGTCAACATTTGGACTCTATTTCAATTTTGCCATCAGCAGAGCAT GCTCCTGCCCTTGTTACAGTACTCCAAGCTGGTCACGGAGCTCCAGGGGGGCAGCCATCTTCTCCATCTGCAGCAGACAGTTCTGGTCAACCAGAGTGCAAGGGTGACAAGCTTGACAAGCTGATAAGGATTGGCCTGTTGCAACTTATTAGTGGCATGGAGGGCTTGCAAATGCAGTCGACTCCTGAGAGCTTCCAGGTTAATTTTCTCAGGTTGAGGGCCGTGCAGGGTCAATTTCAACAAGTCATTGTGACCGCCACAAG CATGCTTGTTTTGCGTCAAGTTTTGATGAGCGAGAACTTGAAGACCACACCTTTAGAACTGGAAAATGCAATTTCAAAACTGTTCGAGACTCTTGTGAAGCTGCTGCACAACTCCCCTGATGCTGGCACCGAAGAGATCGTGGAGACGATGATGAGCTCATCAGCCTCAGTTGGCTCACCGTCAGACGAGAAGATCCAGACCAGGAGGCAGATAATTACCCGGGTGTTTCTCAAGAGCCTCCAGCCTGACGACGTGGTCTTTAAGAAGGTTTCCCGGTCTGTCTACTGCGCCTTCCGCGGCGTCGTCCTGGGTGGCAGCGGCCCCAAGGGCCAGAAGCTGGTCAACGCAGCATTGCGCCGCATCGGCGCAGCGAAGCTCATCGACATAGTGGTGAAAGCCTCTGAGGTGTTGATCAAGGTGGCAACAATATCAGCGAAGGTCCATGGCCCTTGGTACAAAGCTCTTATGTGA